In a genomic window of Helianthus annuus cultivar XRQ/B chromosome 10, HanXRQr2.0-SUNRISE, whole genome shotgun sequence:
- the LOC110886934 gene encoding leucine-rich repeat extensin-like protein 6, which produces MGHTKSLNSRPTSISPISVNTKQLYSNKTQHPPTQMNQKPFLFSLSLILIFLKTTVNAASFSVGGGVGVGVGVGGAGGWVGGGVSYPNPSSSPVSNLKNAYIALQAWKSAIKSDPNGLLNSWVGSNVCGYKGVFCADPSDEMGDPSEPVVAGIDLNHGNLEGILVKELSLLTDLSLLHLNSNRFSGTIPQTLKDLYALTELDLSNNLFTGPFPVTILQIPNLLYLDLRFNSFSGPIPQDLFNKNLDAIFLNNNFFSGEIPRNLANSPASVINLANNKLTGDIPINFGYSSPKLKEILFLNNQLTGCIPQGIGMWSDVQVFDASFNSLMGHLPDTISCLEDIEVLNVAHNKLSGELPELVCELRSLLKLSVAYNFISGFSQQCAKLYDKNVGFDIALNCIPGLAMQRPEPDCDSVPGGGLSCLRVPSIRPLACGTLLQRLNASAP; this is translated from the coding sequence ATGGGCCATACAAAATCATTAAATTCAAGACCCACCTCCATCTCCCCCATCTCTGTAAATACAAAACAACTTTACTCCAACAAAACCCAACACCCACCTACACAAATGAACCAAAAACCCTTCCTTTTTTCACTTTCCTTAATCCTTATTTTCCTCAAAACCACCGTCAATGCTGCCTCATTCAGTGTCGGCGGCGGTGTCGGAGTTGGTGTCGGTGTCGGCGGCGCCGGCGGCTGGGTAGGCGGCGGAGTTAGCTACCCAAACCCCTCATCATCTCCAGTTTCAAATCTCAAAAATGCCTATATTGCCCTTCAAGCTTGGAAATCAGCTATTAAAAGTGACCCAAATGGGTTACTAAACTCATGGGTCGGGTCAAATGTGTGTGGTTACAAAGGTGTGTTTTGTGCAGATCCGAGTGATGAAATGGGTGATCCATCTGAACCGGTAGTTGCAGGTATAGATCTCAACCATGGTAACTTGGAGGGTATTTTGGTAAAAGAGCTATCATTATTAACAGATTTATCCCTTCTTCATCTGAATAGTAATAGATTCTCAGGTACAATCCCACAAACGTTAAAAGACCTTTATGCCCTTACAGAACTTGACCTCAGTAACAACCTCTTCACAGGCCCATTTCCTGTTACCATTTTACAAATACCAAATTTGTTATATCTAGACCTCAGATTCAATTCATTTTCCGGCCCAATTCCTCAAGATTTGTTCAACAAAAATCTCGATGCAATTTTCCTAAACAATAACTTTTTTTCTGGTGAAATCCCTCGAAATTTAGCGAATTCGCCTGCTTCGGTTATTAATTTGGCTAACAATAAGCTTACGGGTGACATACCGATTAATTTCGGGTATTCGAGCCCAAAGTTGAAGGAAATATTGTTTTTGAACAATCAGTTAACCGGGTGTATACCTCAAGGGATAGGTATGTGGTCAGACGTGCAAGTTTTTGACGCGAGTTTCAACTCGTTGATGGGTCATTTACCGGATACGATATCGTGTTTGGAGGATATTGAGGTGTTAAATGTGGCTCATAATAAGTTATCAGGGGAGTTACCAGAATTGGTTTGTGAGTTAAGAAGTTTGTTGAAGTTGAGTGTGGCTTATAATTTTATATCAGGGTTTAGTCAACAATGTGCCAAGTTGTATGATAAGAATGTTGGTTTTGATATTGCTTTGAATTGTATACCCGGGTTGGCGATGCAACGGCCCGAACCGGATTGCGATTCGGTTCCGGGTGGTGGGTTGAGTTGTCTTAGAGTTCCATCTATTAGGCCTCTTGCTTGTGGGACTTTACTTCAAAGGTTGAATGCATCAGCCCCATGA